The Obesumbacterium proteus DNA window TGAAACAGGGTGTCGGACCTGAACTGCCACGTCCGAATCCTGTACGTATTCCGACACGCCGTGAGTTAGCCTCTTTAGGCATTAAACTTCCTTCACAGCGAATGGCAGAAGAACAGGCGAAGAAAGAAGCTGAAGCCCAGCGCCTGCAAATGGAAGCCTCTCCAGAGCCGGAGCAGAATACTGCACAGCCGATGGATGAGGAAAGCCTTGCCCTGCGTCAGGCGTTTGCAGAACGACAGCAGCAGCGCTACGGTGAGCAACAGTATGCGCATCAGGCAGAAGATGAGCAGGCCGCTGAAATGGCGCGGTTGCAGAGCGAGTTTTCTGCTCAGCAACAGCAGCGTTATCAGTCACAACCTGTCGCAGATGACAATTCATCAGCGTTAAGCGGCGTTACCGCTTCGCGCAATGACCTGATGGATTTCTCTCCGGCGAAGGCCTTGAGCGAAGCTGCGTCTTCCAACCATAATGCTTTCAGCTTTACCCCTGTTTCAGACTTAGTGGACGATGGCCCTTCTGAACCGCTATTCACTATTACCCCTGAGCAGGAAGAGAGCGCAGCGCGTGACGACGATGCTTATGATGTTCCGTTTGGTCGCTATGATGAACCAGAGCAACCTGCGCAGTATGCACCGCGTCAGCAAGATCCACGTTTTGCACCGGTGCAACAGCAGCCATCTGCGCCGCAAGCGCCTCAGCCTCAATATAGTCAGCATAATAGCCAGCCAGCGCAGAGCGTGCATCAAACTGCCGCGCCACAGTATGCGGCTCCAACTGCCCCAGTGCAGCAGCCAGCAGTGACCCAACAGCCAGCAGGCCAGCACCCAGCGATGGATGGTTTGATTCATCCATTCTTGATGCGTGGTCATGAGCAGCCGCTGGAAAAACCAACTACGCCGTTGCCAACGTTGGATCTGCTCACCGAGCCTCCTGCCAACTCCGAGCCGGTTGATATGTTTGCGCTAGAGCAGGTGGGGAATCTGGTTGAATCACGTTTGGCGGATTATCGCGTTAAAGCCGAAGTGGTCGGGATTTCGCCGGGCCCAGTGATCACCCGTTTTGAGTTAGATTTGGCACCAGGCGTTAAAGCGGCGCGAATCTCTAACCTGTCGCGTGACTTGGCGCGTTCACTGTCTGCGGTTGCCGTGCGCGTGGTGGAAGTTATCCCGGGTAAACCTTACGTTGGATTGGAGTTGCCAAACAAGCATCGCCAAACGGTTTATCTGCGAGAAGTTTTGGACTGCACCAAGTTCCGTGAAAGTCCTTCCCCACTGACCATCGTGCTGGGTAAAGATATTGCTGGTCAGCCAGTGATTGCCGATCTGGCAAAAATGCCTCACCTGTTGGTGGCCGGTACTACTGGTTCCGGTAAATCGGTTGGTGTGAATGCCATGATCCTCAGCATGTTGTATAAGGCGACGCCGGATGAAGTTCGCTTCATCATGATTGACCCTAAAATGCTGGAGCTTTCGGTTTACGAAGGTATTCCACATCTGCTGACCGAAGTAGTCACCGACATGAAAGACGCAGCCAATGCGCTACGTTGGTGTGTGGGTGAGATGGAACGTCGTTATAAGCTGATGTCGGCATTAGGCGTGCGTAACCTTGCGGGCTACAACGAACGAGTTGAACAGGCCATTGCTATGGGGCGCCCAATTCCAGATCCGTTCTGGAAGCCGGGTGACAGCATGGATATGACGCCACCGGTATTGGAAAAACTGCCTTATATCGTGGTGTTGGTGGATGAGTTTGCGGATCTGATGATGGCCGTCGGCAAGAAAGTGGAAGAGCTGATTGCACGTTTGGCCCAAAAGGCTCGTGCGGCAGGTATCCATTTGGTGCTGGCGACTCAGCGTCCATCGGTTGACGTTATCACCGGCTTGATTAAGGCGAACATTCCAACACGTATCGCGTTTACCGTTTCGAGCAAAATCGACTCCCGTACTATCCTTGACCAAGGCGGTGCGGAATCGTTGCTAGGGATGGGGGATATGCTGTATATGCCGCCTAACTCGTCAATGCCGGTTCGTGTGCACGGCGCATTCGTTCGCGATGAGGAAGTGCATGCGGTGGTTCAGGATTGGAAAGCGCGTGGACGCCCACAGTACATTGATAGCATCCTGAGCTCTTCTGAAGAGGGTGAAGGTGGATTTGGGATGGATAGCGACGAAGAACTCGATCCGCTATTTGACCAAGCCGTTGCTTTCGTGGTGGATAAGCGCCGAGCGTCAATTTCAGGCGTTCAACGCCAGTTCCGTATCGGATACAACCGTGCTGCGCGTATCGTTGAGCAAATGGAAGCTCAGGGGATCGTCAGCTCACCGGGCAATAATGGCAACCGTGAAGTATTGGCACCGCCATCGCATGATATGTAATTTTGTCATTGCATAATGTCATGTTTACGGGCGGTGATTTCACCGCCCGTTTTATTTATCGATGAGATGCAAAAATAGACGAGTGTCTGTCAGCGAAAAGATGTGTAAATCACCGTCATTCAGAATGTTACCGATGATAACTCCATGTCTATTGGCTAAAGTTAGCGTATTATATTGTTCAATATAAAGCGTGGTGTAGCGGCTAGCGTGCCGTTGACCAGATGATAAAAATCAGCCGAGGTTATCTGTTTTTGCAGCTAACCATGACCGACAAAAGGTGTAGAAAATAATGAAAAAGCTGTTATTAGCGTGCTGTTTAATGACTGGTTTTGCATCGACCGCCGCGCTGGCGACGCCAAGCAGCGATTTGCAGACTCGCCTGAATAAGGTCAACAGTTTCCATTCAAGCTTTACTCAAACCGTAACAACGGCCGACGGCGCTGCGGTACAGCAGGGTGAAGGTGAATTATGGGTCAAACGTCCTAACCTGTTCAACTGGCACATGACCTCTCCCGATGAAAGCGTTTTAGTGTCCGATGGCAAAACTCTGTGGTTCTATAACCCGTTCGTTGAGCAGGTAACCGCGACTTGGCTAGATAGCGCGACCAGCAATACGCCATTTATGCTGATTACACGTAACGATGCGAAAGAGTGGAATCAGTACAATGTGAAACAAACCGGTGATACGTTTGATCTGACGCCGAAAAGCCAGAAAAATAATCTGAAGAAATTTACGATTAGCGTATCGCCAACGGGCACCATCAATAGCTTTACCGCCGTTGAACAAGACGGGCAAAGCAGCGCTTATAAACTGAAAAGCCAGCAAAGCGGCGTGGTTGATGCCAGCAAATTCCAGTTCACACCGCCTAAAGGCGTGACGGTGGACGATCAACGCCAATAGCCAAACAAAATAGATGAATGGGAAAAGCCAGTGAGTAATCTGTCCCTCGACTTCTCGCAGAATGAATTTCAACCA harbors:
- a CDS encoding DNA translocase FtsK 4TM domain-containing protein is translated as MSQEYTEEKDVTLKRMSSGRRLYEALLIVVALFSIYLMVSLLSFDPSDPSWSQTAWHEPINNIGGGAGAWLADTLFFVFGVMGYAIPPVIIVLCWFAYRKRDDSGYVDYFSISLKLIGMLALVLASCGLASLNVDDLYYFASGGVIGSLLANGVIPLLGSVGGTLLLLGVWAVGLTLFTGWSWLTIAEKIGGVLLGGMTFMSNRSRRDRDDDYDYEEDSREVVAAERERSEGEGADDDVLLNTSAAEDDDDILLAKPVKQPVETPVADVDAEDDDPLLGKLRPLHEAESSLNDVAQPAVTPTMAPTAAVSAVGAAVAAAQPVVSAATQPMTFSASEPEPVAEIKPSMPPLYSFEVPEDRPSNVANHSSRPTRSAWDDEGPRIGSFEPETPASQTGTSSSGMNFSASHFDRDESPATPYINPGLSSDAVPFGAASRNDVVPATVSTAAAAGSMFMPAFSATEDSSLQVKQGVGPELPRPNPVRIPTRRELASLGIKLPSQRMAEEQAKKEAEAQRLQMEASPEPEQNTAQPMDEESLALRQAFAERQQQRYGEQQYAHQAEDEQAAEMARLQSEFSAQQQQRYQSQPVADDNSSALSGVTASRNDLMDFSPAKALSEAASSNHNAFSFTPVSDLVDDGPSEPLFTITPEQEESAARDDDAYDVPFGRYDEPEQPAQYAPRQQDPRFAPVQQQPSAPQAPQPQYSQHNSQPAQSVHQTAAPQYAAPTAPVQQPAVTQQPAGQHPAMDGLIHPFLMRGHEQPLEKPTTPLPTLDLLTEPPANSEPVDMFALEQVGNLVESRLADYRVKAEVVGISPGPVITRFELDLAPGVKAARISNLSRDLARSLSAVAVRVVEVIPGKPYVGLELPNKHRQTVYLREVLDCTKFRESPSPLTIVLGKDIAGQPVIADLAKMPHLLVAGTTGSGKSVGVNAMILSMLYKATPDEVRFIMIDPKMLELSVYEGIPHLLTEVVTDMKDAANALRWCVGEMERRYKLMSALGVRNLAGYNERVEQAIAMGRPIPDPFWKPGDSMDMTPPVLEKLPYIVVLVDEFADLMMAVGKKVEELIARLAQKARAAGIHLVLATQRPSVDVITGLIKANIPTRIAFTVSSKIDSRTILDQGGAESLLGMGDMLYMPPNSSMPVRVHGAFVRDEEVHAVVQDWKARGRPQYIDSILSSSEEGEGGFGMDSDEELDPLFDQAVAFVVDKRRASISGVQRQFRIGYNRAARIVEQMEAQGIVSSPGNNGNREVLAPPSHDM
- the lolA gene encoding outer membrane lipoprotein chaperone LolA; the encoded protein is MKKLLLACCLMTGFASTAALATPSSDLQTRLNKVNSFHSSFTQTVTTADGAAVQQGEGELWVKRPNLFNWHMTSPDESVLVSDGKTLWFYNPFVEQVTATWLDSATSNTPFMLITRNDAKEWNQYNVKQTGDTFDLTPKSQKNNLKKFTISVSPTGTINSFTAVEQDGQSSAYKLKSQQSGVVDASKFQFTPPKGVTVDDQRQ